The following are encoded together in the Bacillus cereus group sp. RP43 genome:
- a CDS encoding ABC transporter permease, protein MIKKQFYKRLRHELERKWKSIRSVTDWTVALYIIIPALIFMGIYYRSLWTETLSMEETVYFGLGLLAFYLVTYSRGVRSFFEQADSLFLISYPTHMRKLIQYGMIYTFIRIAITNVMVVVVMLPVLMKSIGATKIQIVLFWTFFTVFRFMLSLLTRFIHIRVGKRWLLWIIKNVIFSISLSFFGLSLFLIYKNPFYSILCIGLAVFLIIVLIKEKLNYKNCFFKEVEKEKEESMRWTSGIMQVGGHAAKPSSSSKKPWMFPHSKRLLGKKADSRIVESFLKEFFRTSSARIFYIQIVCISTVSIMMSPRWIAAIILVFALVAISRYARDYWNEFTKKMFLHLYCDEGKLLLLRWKADRYLLLPVILLYGIVILSHFYLLPAVIAGIIFIVWIGWIVFLP, encoded by the coding sequence ATGATTAAAAAACAATTTTATAAAAGATTACGCCATGAACTTGAGCGGAAATGGAAGTCCATACGTTCGGTAACAGATTGGACAGTTGCGTTATATATAATTATTCCAGCACTTATATTTATGGGAATCTATTATCGATCACTATGGACGGAAACATTATCGATGGAAGAGACTGTGTATTTCGGATTAGGTTTACTCGCATTTTATCTTGTAACATATTCGAGAGGTGTACGCTCGTTTTTTGAACAAGCAGATAGCTTATTTTTAATTTCGTATCCAACTCATATGCGAAAATTAATTCAGTATGGCATGATATATACATTTATTCGAATAGCGATAACGAATGTAATGGTAGTAGTTGTTATGTTACCAGTGTTAATGAAAAGTATCGGAGCGACAAAGATACAAATCGTATTATTTTGGACATTCTTTACTGTATTTCGATTTATGTTGTCGTTGTTGACGAGATTTATTCATATACGTGTGGGGAAACGATGGCTACTATGGATTATAAAAAATGTAATATTTTCTATAAGTCTATCCTTTTTTGGATTGAGTCTGTTTCTTATTTATAAAAATCCATTTTATTCTATACTATGTATCGGTCTAGCAGTTTTTCTAATTATCGTATTGATAAAAGAAAAACTAAATTATAAAAATTGCTTTTTTAAAGAAGTTGAGAAAGAGAAAGAAGAAAGTATGCGCTGGACGAGTGGGATTATGCAAGTTGGTGGTCATGCGGCTAAACCGAGTAGTTCGAGTAAAAAACCGTGGATGTTTCCACATTCTAAAAGACTTTTAGGGAAAAAAGCTGATTCGCGTATCGTTGAATCTTTTTTGAAAGAATTTTTCCGTACAAGTAGTGCACGAATATTTTATATTCAAATTGTATGTATAAGCACGGTAAGTATTATGATGAGTCCGAGGTGGATTGCAGCTATTATTCTTGTATTTGCTTTAGTTGCAATTTCTCGTTATGCACGCGATTATTGGAATGAATTTACGAAAAAAATGTTTCTTCATTTATATTGTGATGAAGGCAAATTACTATTGTTAAGATGGAAGGCAGATCGCTATTTATTACTTCCAGTAATACTTTTGTATGGAATAGTTATACTTTCTCATTTTTATTTATTACCAGCTGTAATTGCCGGGATTATTTTTATAGTATGGATTGGTTGGATTGTATTTTTACCATAG
- a CDS encoding HAD-IIIA family hydrolase has translation MTSIKAIFIDRDGTIGGDTTIHYPGSFTLFPFTKAALQKLKAQNIKIFSFTNQPGIADGIATVADFVQELKDFGFDDIYVCPHKHGDGCECRKPSTGMLLKAAEKHGLDLTECAVVGDRWTDIVAGAKVNATTILVRTGAGYDALHTYRDNWAHIEPNYIAENFEDATNWVLNQL, from the coding sequence ATGACAAGCATTAAAGCAATTTTCATTGATCGTGACGGTACAATTGGCGGCGACACTACAATACATTACCCTGGATCTTTTACATTATTCCCCTTTACAAAAGCAGCTCTGCAAAAACTAAAAGCTCAAAATATAAAAATTTTCTCTTTCACAAATCAACCAGGTATCGCGGATGGAATAGCGACTGTAGCTGATTTTGTACAAGAATTAAAAGATTTCGGTTTTGATGATATTTACGTTTGTCCACATAAACATGGTGATGGTTGTGAATGCCGTAAACCAAGTACAGGCATGCTTCTTAAAGCAGCGGAAAAACATGGGCTTGATTTAACAGAATGTGCTGTAGTTGGTGATCGCTGGACTGATATTGTGGCAGGAGCAAAAGTGAATGCGACAACAATATTAGTTCGAACAGGCGCTGGATACGATGCTTTACATACGTACCGAGACAACTGGGCACATATTGAGCCAAACTACATTGCAGAAAACTTTGAAGATGCAACAAACTGGGTTTTAAATCAACTATAA
- a CDS encoding GntP family permease, producing the protein MELVIILLALSLLMFVAYRGFSVILFAPIFALFAVFLTEPSFVLPFFSNIFMEKMVGFIKLYFPVFLLGAIFGKVVEMSGIADSIAKTIVELVGEKRTILAIVLMGAILTYSGVSVYVVVFAIFPFAAKLFRQANIPKRLIPGTIVLGAVTFTMDALPGSPQIQNVIPTTFFKTDIYAAPILGIVGAIFVLTLGLLYLESRRKKAKAAGEGYFGFNDGNTEMAASLELEQKEIPLLNRLEITRAQQLIAFIPLILVGVMNKVFTIMIPKWYPNGFDFSAIGMKAFGKVELSAVVGIWSVELALIIGILTTLLLYWKRVVTGFQAGLNTSIGGALLATMNTGAEFGFGGVIAALPGFAIMRDGISATFTNPLVNGAVTTNILAGITGSASGGMGIVLSAMGDKFIAAANQFDIPLEVMHRIVSMASGGMDTLPHNGAIITILTVTGLTHKQSYKDIFAITVLKTVAVFLVIAFYTITGIY; encoded by the coding sequence TTGGAGCTAGTTATTATATTATTAGCACTTAGCTTACTTATGTTTGTAGCCTATAGAGGGTTTTCTGTTATTTTATTTGCACCGATTTTTGCATTATTTGCGGTGTTTTTGACAGAGCCTAGTTTTGTATTACCTTTCTTTTCTAATATTTTTATGGAGAAAATGGTAGGGTTTATTAAACTATATTTCCCGGTGTTTTTACTTGGAGCAATTTTTGGGAAAGTAGTAGAAATGTCAGGAATTGCTGATTCTATTGCAAAGACGATTGTAGAGTTGGTTGGAGAAAAACGTACGATTTTAGCGATTGTTTTAATGGGTGCTATTTTAACGTATAGTGGTGTGAGTGTATATGTAGTGGTGTTTGCTATATTTCCGTTTGCAGCTAAGCTTTTTCGACAAGCTAATATTCCAAAGCGCTTAATACCTGGAACGATTGTCCTTGGAGCAGTAACATTTACAATGGATGCGCTTCCTGGATCACCACAAATTCAAAATGTAATACCTACAACATTTTTTAAAACGGACATTTATGCTGCACCGATACTTGGTATTGTAGGAGCAATTTTTGTTCTCACGTTAGGTTTATTATATTTAGAGAGTAGGCGTAAGAAGGCAAAAGCAGCAGGTGAAGGGTATTTTGGTTTTAACGATGGGAATACTGAAATGGCAGCATCTTTGGAATTAGAGCAGAAAGAAATACCACTGTTAAATCGTTTAGAAATTACGAGGGCACAACAACTTATTGCTTTTATACCACTTATTTTAGTAGGTGTAATGAATAAAGTGTTTACTATTATGATACCGAAGTGGTATCCGAACGGTTTTGACTTTTCAGCAATTGGTATGAAAGCATTTGGAAAAGTAGAATTGAGTGCGGTAGTTGGAATATGGTCTGTAGAATTGGCACTTATAATAGGAATTTTAACAACTCTTTTATTATATTGGAAACGGGTAGTAACAGGATTTCAAGCTGGATTGAATACAAGTATTGGTGGTGCGCTACTTGCAACAATGAACACTGGAGCAGAGTTTGGATTCGGTGGTGTTATTGCAGCACTTCCTGGCTTTGCGATAATGAGAGATGGTATCTCTGCAACATTCACGAACCCTTTAGTAAATGGAGCGGTAACAACGAATATTTTAGCCGGTATTACAGGTTCTGCATCAGGAGGAATGGGGATTGTTTTAAGTGCAATGGGGGATAAATTTATTGCAGCAGCCAATCAATTTGATATTCCATTAGAAGTTATGCACCGTATCGTATCAATGGCATCAGGAGGAATGGATACATTACCACATAACGGGGCTATTATTACTATTCTTACAGTAACAGGTTTAACACATAAACAGTCATATAAAGATATATTTGCTATTACAGTTTTGAAAACGGTTGCTGTGTTTTTAGTTATCGCATTCTATACTATTACAGGAATTTATTAA
- a CDS encoding YpjP family protein encodes MPNWFRKTLVALITVFTFGLVTPPSILLDNAKAADKPTSTAGQQNLESTSYTYEEVNDRLTTDTFITYAMQEAEKQSMQKFGTKIGPVIEDEFKDVILPKIEEAIAELANDVPEESLQSLSISQKPAGGNNEKIFHVYDTKSGNDLLRFHVRRDHPPQDGYYFNFHYHRFDDGYSGHHELGNIYWNTNVPPKWLS; translated from the coding sequence ATGCCAAATTGGTTTAGAAAAACCTTAGTCGCATTAATTACCGTATTTACATTTGGTTTAGTGACGCCTCCTTCCATATTGCTTGATAATGCCAAAGCTGCGGACAAGCCTACGAGCACAGCTGGGCAACAAAATTTGGAGAGTACGTCCTATACATATGAAGAAGTGAATGACAGGTTAACCACCGATACTTTTATTACTTATGCAATGCAAGAAGCAGAGAAGCAGTCGATGCAAAAGTTTGGAACTAAAATTGGTCCAGTAATTGAAGATGAGTTTAAAGATGTAATATTACCGAAAATTGAAGAGGCAATTGCTGAGCTTGCCAATGATGTTCCAGAGGAGTCGTTACAATCATTATCGATTTCTCAGAAACCAGCTGGTGGAAATAATGAAAAGATTTTTCACGTTTACGATACGAAATCTGGAAATGACTTGCTACGATTTCATGTAAGAAGAGATCATCCACCGCAAGATGGTTATTATTTCAATTTCCACTATCATCGTTTTGATGATGGATACTCAGGACATCATGAATTAGGAAATATTTATTGGAATACGAATGTACCGCCAAAATGGCTTTCTTAA
- a CDS encoding phosphotransferase, with product MKTITARQNNIQIVKDAANIEEISKGFSPDKKYIITTIEDEKYLLRTGDIKEFERKKIEFQILNEMQKRSVQAQKPIEMGLLEEEGLCYGVFSYIEGEDAKKLLPTYTPKEQYDIGIEAGKDLAKMHTYEAPKGILPWYERVMKKHSKYLEAYKTCGIKIKNDDKIIKFIDENEMYVKDRPNRFQHDDFHLENIIVRDGKYVGVIDFNGYDWGDPLHDFVKIALFARDISIPYSIGQITGYYNGKIPDEFWRLYAVYVGMTVFSSVVWSLRAAPHMLDDTLERLTIVLEDHKNFELSKPIWFQPEKIDMK from the coding sequence ATGAAGACAATTACAGCACGGCAAAACAATATACAAATAGTAAAAGATGCAGCAAATATTGAAGAAATCTCTAAAGGTTTCTCTCCTGATAAAAAATATATTATTACGACTATTGAAGATGAAAAGTATTTGTTACGGACAGGCGATATAAAAGAGTTTGAAAGAAAGAAAATAGAGTTTCAAATTTTAAATGAAATGCAAAAACGTAGTGTGCAAGCACAAAAGCCAATTGAAATGGGTTTGTTGGAAGAAGAAGGTTTATGCTACGGTGTTTTTTCGTATATAGAAGGAGAAGATGCGAAGAAGTTGTTGCCGACATATACGCCAAAAGAACAATATGATATAGGTATAGAGGCAGGAAAAGATTTAGCAAAAATGCATACATATGAAGCTCCTAAGGGTATACTTCCATGGTATGAAAGAGTAATGAAAAAACATAGCAAATATTTAGAAGCGTATAAAACATGCGGAATTAAAATTAAAAATGATGATAAAATTATTAAGTTTATAGATGAAAATGAAATGTATGTAAAGGATCGTCCAAATCGATTTCAACACGATGATTTTCATTTAGAAAATATAATTGTGCGGGATGGGAAATATGTAGGTGTTATTGATTTTAATGGTTATGATTGGGGCGATCCACTTCATGATTTCGTAAAAATTGCACTATTTGCAAGGGACATTAGTATTCCGTATTCCATAGGACAAATTACGGGATATTATAACGGGAAAATACCGGATGAGTTTTGGAGATTATATGCGGTATACGTTGGGATGACGGTTTTCTCTTCAGTTGTTTGGTCATTACGAGCAGCACCGCATATGTTAGATGATACGTTAGAACGCCTTACTATTGTTTTAGAGGATCATAAAAACTTTGAATTATCGAAGCCGATTTGGTTTCAACCAGAAAAGATTGATATGAAATAG
- a CDS encoding HAD family hydrolase produces MEKYIVFDFDGTLVDSQNIFVPIYNQIAEKHGYKTVREEEIEHLRKLTMPERCKQLDVPLYKLPILALEFYKLYQPAIKDLVLFHGMKDVLDELHKKGYGIAVISSNSEEHIRAFLHNNGIENIQEVYCSKNLFGKDKMIKRFLKSKKITEQDMLYVGDEQRDVAACKKAGVNVIWVSWGYDVIETVEKDAPDYMVHTPMEIVQVVQGAHS; encoded by the coding sequence ATGGAAAAATATATTGTTTTTGACTTTGATGGAACATTAGTAGATTCACAAAATATATTTGTACCGATCTATAATCAAATAGCTGAAAAGCATGGTTATAAAACAGTAAGGGAAGAAGAAATTGAGCATTTACGTAAATTAACGATGCCAGAGAGATGTAAACAACTCGATGTACCACTGTATAAACTACCGATATTGGCGCTAGAGTTTTATAAATTATATCAACCAGCTATAAAAGATCTCGTTTTGTTCCATGGGATGAAGGATGTATTAGATGAATTACATAAAAAAGGCTACGGGATTGCCGTCATATCATCGAACTCAGAAGAGCATATTCGGGCGTTTTTACACAATAATGGTATCGAAAATATTCAAGAAGTGTATTGTTCTAAAAATTTATTTGGTAAAGACAAAATGATAAAAAGATTTTTAAAATCAAAAAAAATAACAGAGCAAGATATGTTATATGTCGGTGATGAACAGCGAGACGTAGCAGCGTGTAAAAAGGCTGGTGTGAACGTAATTTGGGTATCTTGGGGATATGATGTCATTGAAACAGTAGAAAAAGATGCACCAGATTATATGGTTCATACGCCTATGGAAATTGTACAAGTCGTACAGGGGGCACATTCTTAA
- a CDS encoding GNAT family N-acetyltransferase: MSFQIREATIDDIDALCSLTKELKGSSISYEDMNNRLQFVQMSPFDFLYVYEEEETIFGLLGFRIRENLEDVTRYGEISIISVDSTIRRKGIGQVLMDYAEQLAKKHHCIGTWLVSGTKRVEAHPFYKKLGYEVNGYRFVKHF, translated from the coding sequence ATGTCTTTTCAAATTCGTGAAGCGACGATAGATGATATAGATGCACTTTGTTCTTTAACGAAAGAATTAAAAGGTTCCTCTATTTCCTATGAAGATATGAACAACCGATTGCAATTCGTACAAATGAGTCCTTTTGATTTTTTATATGTTTATGAGGAAGAAGAAACTATATTTGGATTACTTGGGTTTCGTATACGCGAAAATTTAGAAGATGTAACTCGTTATGGAGAAATTTCAATTATTAGCGTCGATTCTACAATACGGCGGAAAGGCATTGGACAAGTGTTAATGGATTATGCAGAACAATTAGCAAAGAAGCATCATTGCATTGGAACATGGCTAGTTAGCGGAACAAAAAGAGTGGAAGCACATCCTTTTTACAAAAAATTAGGTTATGAAGTAAATGGATATCGATTTGTAAAACATTTTTAA
- a CDS encoding HAD family hydrolase: MYTTFLFDLDGTVTDPKKGIVNSVLYALEKVGIEELHVSELDSFIGPPIQQSFVERYNMNEGEVERAVFYFREYLKQRGLLENSVYEGIPNLLKQLKDTGNRLFIATSKPTIFARQVIEHFQLTNYFEDIIGSNLNGTRIKKEEIIAHILQQNEGLYKEEVVMIGDRKHDIIGANHNGIASIGVLYGYGSENELIEVNATHIAKDIEELHHFCIENSLIKK; encoded by the coding sequence ATGTATACAACATTTTTATTTGATTTAGATGGAACAGTAACGGATCCTAAAAAGGGGATTGTAAATTCAGTTTTGTACGCCTTAGAAAAGGTTGGAATTGAAGAATTGCATGTAAGTGAGTTAGATTCATTTATTGGTCCTCCTATTCAGCAATCATTCGTAGAGAGATATAATATGAATGAAGGAGAAGTTGAAAGAGCTGTTTTTTATTTCAGGGAGTATTTAAAGCAACGTGGGTTGTTGGAGAATAGTGTATACGAGGGTATTCCAAATCTCCTAAAACAATTAAAAGATACCGGAAATCGTTTATTTATAGCTACTTCAAAGCCTACTATTTTTGCTAGACAAGTAATAGAGCATTTTCAACTAACGAATTATTTTGAAGATATCATTGGAAGTAATTTAAATGGAACAAGAATAAAAAAAGAAGAAATAATTGCTCATATTTTACAACAGAATGAAGGACTTTATAAAGAGGAAGTTGTTATGATTGGAGATAGAAAGCACGATATAATAGGTGCAAATCATAATGGAATTGCTTCAATTGGTGTTTTATATGGCTATGGTAGTGAAAATGAGTTGATTGAAGTTAATGCGACTCATATAGCGAAGGATATAGAAGAACTACACCATTTTTGTATAGAAAATAGTTTAATAAAAAAATAA
- a CDS encoding VOC family protein, whose product MNTLRAGIHHIEFWVANLEESISFYDKLFLIIGWRKLNEVAYSTGESEIYFKEVDGEIVRTLGPRHICYQAIRREVVDEVADFLASTKVKVIRGPIEMSHYSDGYYTIDFYDPNGFIIEVAYTPNVEM is encoded by the coding sequence ATGAATACACTTCGAGCAGGTATTCATCATATTGAATTTTGGGTCGCGAATTTAGAGGAGTCTATTTCTTTTTATGATAAATTGTTTTTGATAATTGGATGGAGAAAGTTAAATGAAGTAGCATATAGTACGGGAGAAAGTGAAATATATTTTAAAGAGGTGGACGGGGAAATTGTAAGGACTTTAGGGCCTAGACATATTTGTTACCAAGCTATTCGTAGAGAAGTAGTTGATGAAGTAGCAGATTTTCTTGCTAGTACAAAAGTGAAGGTAATACGTGGTCCGATAGAAATGAGTCATTATTCGGACGGATACTATACTATTGATTTTTATGATCCGAATGGATTTATTATAGAAGTAGCGTATACACCAAATGTAGAAATGTAA
- a CDS encoding iron-containing alcohol dehydrogenase produces MQEVAEFRMPKSVLYGRNSLEKLGEQSKKFGKRAFIVTDTIMEKLGYVERCIKQLNKKGITVITYNKVNAEPTNLHVLEALTICKEGKCDFIIGIGGGSCIDAAKAVAVLHTNGGAIEYYVQKDVEIENDPLPLIAIPTTSGTGSEVTSVAVITNKKTDVKMMMKHPSFTPQVAIIDPILTSSVPPHITAATGIDALCHAIEAYISKFSQPLTDVLALSAIESIMKYLRIAYEDGDNMEAREAMMIASLQAGIAFSNASVTLVHGMSRPVGALFHVPHGISNAILLPTVLEFTKTSAVKRLAEIGRNLNKDLYSYSEEEVANYTLAEIKKLCFDLCIPNLKEYGIDEIEFENAISKMASDAIESGSPGNNPRVPSYYEIKQLYRDCFNYQYEDSIKTLDN; encoded by the coding sequence TTGCAAGAAGTTGCTGAGTTTCGTATGCCGAAGTCTGTATTATATGGAAGAAATTCGCTTGAAAAACTGGGGGAACAATCAAAGAAATTTGGGAAAAGAGCTTTTATCGTTACTGATACAATTATGGAGAAATTAGGGTATGTTGAAAGGTGCATAAAACAGCTAAATAAGAAAGGTATTACTGTTATTACATATAATAAAGTGAATGCTGAGCCTACAAATTTACACGTATTAGAAGCGTTAACGATTTGTAAAGAAGGAAAGTGTGATTTTATTATCGGTATTGGTGGTGGAAGTTGTATTGATGCTGCAAAAGCAGTAGCGGTGTTACATACTAATGGTGGAGCAATTGAATATTACGTCCAAAAAGATGTTGAAATAGAAAATGATCCACTACCACTCATTGCAATTCCAACAACTTCAGGTACTGGATCAGAAGTAACAAGTGTAGCAGTAATTACGAATAAAAAAACAGATGTAAAAATGATGATGAAGCATCCGAGTTTTACCCCGCAAGTAGCGATTATTGACCCGATATTAACAAGTTCGGTACCACCTCATATTACTGCAGCGACAGGTATAGATGCATTATGCCATGCAATTGAAGCATATATTTCTAAATTTTCACAACCACTTACAGATGTACTTGCTCTTTCGGCTATTGAAAGTATTATGAAATATTTACGTATTGCATATGAAGATGGAGATAATATGGAAGCAAGGGAAGCAATGATGATCGCTTCATTACAAGCTGGAATTGCATTCTCAAATGCATCAGTTACGTTAGTCCATGGTATGTCAAGACCAGTAGGTGCACTATTTCATGTACCACATGGTATATCGAACGCCATACTATTACCTACAGTTTTAGAGTTCACAAAAACAAGTGCAGTGAAAAGGTTAGCCGAGATTGGACGCAATTTAAACAAAGATCTTTACTCATATTCTGAGGAAGAAGTAGCGAATTACACGCTTGCTGAAATAAAGAAACTTTGTTTTGATCTTTGCATTCCAAATTTAAAAGAATATGGAATTGATGAAATTGAGTTTGAAAATGCTATTTCTAAAATGGCCTCGGATGCAATTGAAAGTGGTAGCCCAGGAAATAATCCACGAGTTCCTTCTTATTATGAAATTAAACAGTTGTATCGAGACTGTTTTAATTATCAATATGAAGATTCTATAAAAACATTAGATAATTAA
- a CDS encoding GNAT family N-acetyltransferase encodes MRIYEATIADLDGLASVFNNYRMFYRQDSDLEGAKVFLRNRIERKESVIFVAVEDGEYIGFTQLYPSFSSVSMKELWILNDLFVQAAKRGSGTGKKLLEATKKFALENGAKGVKLQTEIDNLSAQRLYAENGYLRDNRYFHYELTF; translated from the coding sequence ATGAGAATATATGAGGCAACAATTGCAGATTTAGATGGACTAGCATCAGTTTTTAATAACTATCGTATGTTTTACCGACAAGATTCCGATTTAGAAGGTGCAAAAGTATTTTTACGAAATCGTATCGAGAGAAAAGAATCCGTTATTTTCGTAGCAGTGGAAGACGGTGAATATATTGGATTCACGCAACTATATCCATCATTTTCTTCCGTTTCAATGAAAGAATTATGGATTTTAAATGATCTGTTTGTACAAGCGGCGAAGCGCGGATCTGGAACAGGTAAAAAGTTATTAGAAGCTACTAAAAAATTCGCATTAGAAAATGGCGCAAAAGGTGTAAAATTACAAACAGAGATTGATAATTTATCAGCACAGCGATTATATGCTGAAAATGGTTATTTGAGAGATAATCGTTATTTCCATTATGAATTAACATTTTAA
- a CDS encoding SAM-dependent methyltransferase, giving the protein MFSVQPIAFVHNERKEIKDDEWGDVRSYITLTEMYTEESIQGIEDFSHIEVVFYFHKVTDEQIQYVARHPRNNNDYPKVGIFAQRGKNRPNRIGATIVKVIKREGKSIIVEGLDAIDGTPILDIKPIMKEFMPKEEILQPKWATDIMRKYWKGNGVK; this is encoded by the coding sequence ATGTTTTCAGTTCAACCAATCGCATTTGTACATAATGAAAGAAAGGAAATAAAAGATGATGAGTGGGGAGATGTAAGATCCTATATTACTTTAACGGAAATGTATACAGAGGAAAGTATACAAGGGATTGAAGATTTTTCTCATATTGAAGTTGTTTTTTATTTTCATAAAGTAACTGATGAACAAATTCAATATGTTGCTAGACATCCTAGAAATAATAATGATTATCCTAAAGTAGGCATTTTTGCACAGCGTGGGAAAAATCGTCCAAATCGCATAGGAGCCACAATTGTAAAGGTAATTAAAAGAGAAGGTAAATCAATTATTGTTGAGGGGTTAGATGCTATTGATGGCACCCCTATATTGGATATAAAGCCGATAATGAAAGAGTTTATGCCGAAAGAAGAAATTCTACAGCCTAAATGGGCAACGGATATAATGAGAAAGTATTGGAAGGGGAATGGAGTAAAATGA
- a CDS encoding ABC transporter ATP-binding protein: MLKVNIRSAGYEIGEKTIHDIAFSIEKGELVALIGANGAGKSTTIKTMLGLLVNMNGEISFGEKKNPYAYVPEHPTYYEYLTLWEHIELLMAARENEVGSWEREAEELLHMFRMDKHKHEYLSKFSKGMKQKSMLILAFLTKPDFYIIDEPFIGLDPVATKEFLSYLYKEKERGAGILLCTHVLDTAERICERFLLISQGTLVADGHLESIQTLAEMPGSSLLDCFDVIVRREQHD; this comes from the coding sequence ATGTTGAAGGTGAATATCCGCTCAGCTGGATATGAAATAGGTGAAAAAACAATTCATGATATTGCTTTTTCAATTGAAAAAGGTGAATTAGTTGCTCTTATTGGCGCAAATGGTGCCGGGAAAAGTACGACGATTAAAACGATGCTAGGCTTACTTGTAAATATGAATGGTGAAATATCATTTGGTGAAAAGAAAAATCCGTATGCATATGTGCCAGAACATCCAACATATTATGAGTATTTGACGCTCTGGGAACATATTGAATTATTAATGGCTGCTCGTGAGAATGAAGTAGGAAGCTGGGAAAGGGAAGCTGAAGAATTATTACATATGTTTCGAATGGATAAGCATAAGCATGAGTATTTATCAAAGTTTTCAAAAGGGATGAAACAAAAATCGATGCTTATATTGGCGTTTTTAACTAAGCCAGATTTTTATATAATTGACGAACCTTTTATCGGATTAGATCCAGTAGCTACGAAAGAGTTTTTAAGTTATTTATATAAAGAAAAAGAGCGCGGGGCAGGAATTTTACTTTGTACGCACGTATTGGATACTGCTGAAAGAATTTGCGAAAGATTTTTGCTCATTTCACAAGGTACATTAGTTGCAGATGGACATTTAGAGTCTATTCAAACGTTAGCAGAAATGCCAGGGAGTTCATTATTAGACTGTTTTGATGTAATCGTAAGGCGTGAACAGCATGATTAA
- a CDS encoding aspartate/glutamate racemase family protein, with amino-acid sequence MKTIGLIGGMSWESTSEYYRILNEEIKSRLGGLHSAKCLINSVDFEEIERFQSNGDWDGAGEVLGNAAYSLQNGGADFIIICTNTMHKVVEKIKENINIPVLHIADTTAKEIKRKGIQTIGLLGTKYTMEQDFYKSRIEKNNIKVIVPLENNREKINEIIYTELCLGKITSQSREYYKTVIEELVQKGAQGIILGCTEIGLLIKQEDVSVPIFDTTFIHAIEAVNVALENRL; translated from the coding sequence ATGAAAACGATAGGGCTTATAGGTGGTATGAGTTGGGAATCGACTTCGGAATATTATCGAATTTTAAATGAAGAGATAAAAAGTAGATTAGGAGGATTACACTCAGCAAAATGTTTGATTAATAGTGTGGATTTTGAAGAGATTGAACGATTTCAGTCTAACGGTGATTGGGATGGAGCAGGAGAAGTATTAGGGAATGCGGCGTATTCATTGCAGAATGGAGGAGCTGATTTTATAATCATTTGCACAAATACAATGCATAAAGTAGTGGAGAAAATAAAAGAGAATATTAACATCCCTGTATTACATATTGCTGATACTACTGCAAAAGAAATTAAAAGAAAAGGTATTCAAACGATTGGTCTACTTGGAACAAAATATACAATGGAGCAAGATTTCTATAAGTCACGTATAGAAAAGAATAATATAAAAGTAATAGTGCCATTAGAAAATAATAGAGAAAAAATAAATGAAATAATTTATACAGAATTATGTTTAGGAAAAATAACATCGCAATCTAGAGAGTATTATAAAACAGTCATAGAAGAGCTAGTGCAAAAAGGAGCACAGGGAATAATTTTAGGGTGTACAGAAATAGGATTATTAATAAAGCAGGAAGACGTATCAGTTCCGATATTCGATACAACTTTTATACATGCAATTGAAGCAGTAAATGTGGCTTTAGAAAATAGATTATAA